The Haloplanus sp. CK5-1 genome contains a region encoding:
- the rfbD gene encoding dTDP-4-dehydrorhamnose reductase produces the protein MRLLVVGANGLLGSNVVRAGQQRGWAVSGTYHSTRPNFDVPLTQFNLQEYSTFDDVINEHGPDVVVNCAAMTDVDGCERNPEAAHVINSEAPAGMAARCEQAGIDFVHVSTDYVFDGTARDPYSETADPNPVQVYGESKLAGERAVQDAMETALLPRLSFVWGIHRSTGTLSGFPAWVREQLQASEAVPLFTDQLVTPTRAGQAAQTVLTLVEQASSGLYHVACSSCVTPYEFGEVLSAHVGANSNLLQAGSTEDIDRAAARPTYSCLDVGKVAEELGREQPTLREDVDAVWNALG, from the coding sequence ATGCGGCTGCTCGTCGTCGGCGCAAACGGTCTCCTTGGCAGTAACGTGGTTCGCGCGGGCCAGCAACGCGGCTGGGCGGTCAGCGGTACCTACCACTCGACACGCCCCAACTTCGACGTCCCACTGACACAATTTAACCTCCAAGAATACAGCACGTTCGACGACGTCATCAACGAGCACGGTCCGGACGTTGTCGTCAACTGTGCGGCCATGACGGACGTGGACGGCTGCGAGCGGAATCCCGAGGCGGCTCACGTCATCAACAGTGAGGCGCCGGCCGGAATGGCTGCTCGCTGTGAGCAGGCCGGGATTGACTTTGTCCACGTTTCAACGGACTACGTCTTCGACGGGACAGCACGAGACCCGTATAGCGAGACGGCGGACCCGAATCCAGTACAGGTGTACGGCGAATCGAAGCTCGCGGGCGAACGAGCAGTACAGGACGCGATGGAGACGGCGCTGCTACCGCGACTGTCGTTCGTCTGGGGGATTCACCGCAGCACTGGCACTCTCAGTGGCTTTCCCGCGTGGGTGCGTGAGCAATTGCAGGCGAGCGAAGCCGTTCCCTTGTTTACGGATCAGTTGGTGACACCAACACGCGCCGGACAGGCCGCACAGACGGTTCTCACCCTCGTTGAACAGGCGTCGAGTGGGTTGTACCACGTCGCGTGCAGTTCGTGTGTCACACCCTACGAGTTCGGCGAAGTGCTGTCTGCACACGTCGGTGCCAATTCGAACTTGCTGCAAGCCGGCTCGACTGAGGACATCGATCGGGCTGCGGCACGCCCGACGTACAGCTGTCTGGACGTCGGGAAGGTAGCGGAGGAACTTGGACGCGAGCAGCCGACGTTGCGCGAGGACGTCGACGCTGTCTGGAACGCTCTGGGTTAG
- the rfbB gene encoding dTDP-glucose 4,6-dehydratase produces the protein MQILVTGGAGFIGSNFVHYLLDEHKDDDIVTLDALTYAGSRDNLDGVLDHPRHEFIEGDIRDRDLVTELVADADAVVNFAAESHVDRSIEGAEPFVSTNVQGTQTLLDAANDEGVERFLQISTDEVYGQVLDGKFSEEDPLNPRNPYAATKAGADLLAQSYETTHDLPVVITRTCNNFGPRQHPEKLIPKFIQNAANGDPLPVYGDGSNVREWIYVEDNCRALDLVLREGDVGEVYNIGSHAEKTNLEVTEAILDAVGASEDLIEFVEDRAGHDQRYALDTSKIEALGWEPTYTFQEALDRTVDYYRE, from the coding sequence ATGCAAATTCTCGTCACTGGCGGCGCCGGATTTATCGGCTCAAATTTCGTGCACTATCTTCTCGACGAGCACAAAGACGATGACATCGTCACGCTCGACGCCCTAACGTACGCAGGCTCTCGAGACAACTTGGATGGCGTGCTCGATCATCCGCGCCACGAGTTTATTGAGGGCGACATTCGAGACCGTGATCTCGTTACCGAACTCGTCGCTGATGCCGATGCCGTTGTCAACTTCGCTGCCGAGTCCCACGTCGACCGTTCCATCGAAGGGGCGGAACCGTTCGTTTCGACGAACGTTCAAGGGACACAGACGCTGCTTGATGCAGCCAACGACGAAGGCGTCGAACGGTTCCTCCAGATTTCGACCGACGAAGTATACGGCCAAGTGCTCGATGGCAAATTCTCCGAAGAGGACCCGCTCAACCCGCGGAATCCCTATGCGGCAACGAAAGCTGGCGCGGATTTACTCGCGCAAAGTTATGAGACGACTCACGATCTCCCTGTGGTTATTACGCGGACCTGCAACAACTTCGGCCCTCGCCAGCACCCGGAGAAGCTCATCCCGAAGTTCATTCAGAATGCCGCCAACGGTGACCCTCTTCCTGTCTACGGTGACGGCTCGAACGTCCGCGAATGGATCTACGTCGAGGACAACTGCCGCGCACTTGACCTCGTACTCCGCGAGGGCGACGTTGGCGAAGTCTACAATATCGGTAGCCACGCCGAGAAAACGAATCTCGAAGTCACCGAAGCCATCCTCGATGCAGTCGGCGCGTCCGAAGACCTCATCGAATTCGTTGAAGACCGCGCTGGCCACGACCAACGGTATGCACTTGACACCAGCAAGATCGAAGCACTCGGCTGGGAACCCACCTACACCTTCCAGGAAGCACTTGACCGTACCGTCGATTACTACCGTGAATAA
- a CDS encoding polysaccharide biosynthesis C-terminal domain-containing protein, translating into MVNFLSQLAVSLAGFIATIVLTRTLGQSRYGTYVVVLSVLSWVSLAGEFGLPQAVKKRVSESGEGNYVLSGAIVQFGMYSFVAVCLLVAQPYLNDFMEVMATWVIIIMLAGRLAYGFVRTVLDGQHLVHVSSILSPVQWTSRSIVQVTLVLSGFGLAGAFAGYVVGTIVATIIGAYFITIPRTRPSRQEFSRLKEYAQFSWLGSIKGRTFLSMDTLILAVFVSHSLVAVYEIAWNLASLFATFGASISRTLFPEMSKISSAGGSENEISDLLEVSLAYSGLFIIPGMVGAALVGDVVLTIYGSGFDAGYYILLVLTFARLLYGYMGQFLNTINALDYPNLTFHINAAFAAVNIGLNVVLTWQFGWYGAAVATTVSAGLGLLLSYYYANKVISIDIPIKEISKQCLSAMIMAVAVFVGRALFGSSLSVIIFLVGIGAAIYFGSLLSISKEFRTTVKHNIPL; encoded by the coding sequence ATGGTGAATTTTTTGTCGCAACTAGCGGTTTCTCTCGCGGGTTTTATTGCGACAATCGTCCTAACACGGACGCTCGGCCAGAGCAGGTACGGGACGTACGTTGTCGTGTTATCAGTACTCTCATGGGTGTCCTTAGCAGGAGAGTTTGGGTTGCCACAAGCAGTCAAGAAACGCGTTAGTGAGTCCGGAGAGGGGAATTACGTACTTTCTGGAGCAATTGTACAGTTTGGGATGTACAGTTTTGTTGCTGTTTGCCTTTTGGTGGCCCAACCATACCTCAACGACTTTATGGAGGTCATGGCGACGTGGGTCATTATTATAATGCTAGCCGGTCGACTTGCATACGGATTCGTTCGGACCGTTCTAGATGGTCAACATCTTGTACATGTATCTAGTATTTTGTCCCCCGTTCAGTGGACGAGCCGAAGCATCGTTCAGGTCACGCTTGTCCTTTCTGGGTTCGGACTTGCTGGCGCATTCGCTGGTTACGTTGTTGGTACAATAGTAGCAACTATTATTGGCGCGTATTTCATCACAATTCCACGGACGCGCCCATCGCGTCAGGAATTCTCTCGGTTGAAAGAATACGCCCAGTTTTCTTGGCTCGGGTCAATCAAAGGGCGGACGTTTTTGTCGATGGATACGCTAATTCTAGCTGTCTTCGTCTCTCATAGCCTCGTCGCAGTCTATGAAATTGCGTGGAATCTTGCATCTTTATTCGCTACATTTGGCGCGTCTATTTCTCGAACCCTATTCCCTGAGATGAGTAAGATATCTTCAGCAGGAGGTTCAGAGAACGAGATATCGGACCTTCTGGAAGTAAGTCTCGCATATTCGGGGCTATTTATCATTCCTGGGATGGTCGGAGCAGCGCTTGTTGGTGATGTCGTATTAACTATCTACGGTTCTGGCTTTGACGCTGGTTACTATATCTTGCTCGTCCTTACCTTTGCGCGTCTGCTGTACGGATATATGGGTCAATTTCTGAATACAATTAACGCTCTTGATTACCCCAACCTGACGTTCCACATTAATGCCGCATTCGCCGCAGTAAATATTGGATTAAATGTCGTCCTTACGTGGCAGTTCGGTTGGTACGGTGCAGCAGTAGCAACGACGGTCTCCGCGGGTTTAGGGCTTCTACTCTCATATTATTACGCTAATAAAGTAATCAGTATAGATATACCTATCAAAGAAATTTCTAAGCAGTGTCTATCAGCGATGATTATGGCTGTCGCCGTATTTGTTGGGCGTGCTCTCTTTGGGTCCTCTCTCTCTGTTATAATATTCCTCGTTGGTATCGGCGCGGCAATCTATTTCGGGTCTTTACTGTCCATATCGAAAGAATTCCGAACGACAGTTAAGCATAACATCCCTCTCTAA
- a CDS encoding Cdc6/Cdc18 family protein, which produces MTRRDDIFETGEIFQDRKLVRVGHVPNLDRVVGRDSEIELMGSALAPAIRGGPPETTIIYGKTGTGKSLVTRCVTREARDRAAENGQRFTYAYVDCSDYGTEAQASRQMARELQANLGDAVGNQSIPRRGIGAADYRDVTWELLSEGDVDAFVVILDEIDKLDGDALLRSLSRARESGKAEAFVSAVCISNKIEYREQLSERVDSSLQDNEVVFDPYDATQLEAILTRRKDAFSEGVLEEGVISKTAALAAREHGDARKAIDMLYEAGRIAEKNQATQVTVDHVDAALKRAEINRFQKLVSGQTPHVKHILRALALLTEKADCQRFRTAEVYDTYQQVAEHAGASPLSYDRVQRLLKEQAFLGVTESEHTGGGHGEGSYRVHRLLRSPEIVSEGLNGA; this is translated from the coding sequence ATGACAAGACGCGACGATATCTTCGAGACAGGAGAGATATTCCAAGACCGGAAGCTCGTCCGCGTCGGCCACGTTCCGAATCTTGACCGTGTTGTCGGCCGGGATAGTGAGATCGAGTTGATGGGGAGTGCCCTTGCCCCAGCGATACGTGGAGGCCCACCCGAAACGACGATTATCTATGGCAAAACCGGAACCGGAAAATCACTCGTTACGAGGTGTGTGACTCGCGAAGCGAGGGACCGAGCAGCGGAGAACGGTCAACGGTTCACGTACGCCTATGTTGATTGCTCTGATTATGGGACCGAAGCACAAGCAAGCCGCCAGATGGCTCGAGAGTTGCAGGCCAATCTTGGTGACGCTGTTGGCAATCAGTCGATTCCACGGCGTGGAATCGGCGCTGCAGACTATCGTGACGTCACGTGGGAACTACTTTCGGAGGGCGATGTCGATGCCTTCGTAGTTATTCTTGATGAAATAGATAAACTTGACGGGGATGCACTGTTGCGCAGCCTATCTCGGGCCCGCGAAAGTGGCAAAGCAGAGGCCTTCGTTAGTGCAGTGTGCATCAGTAATAAGATCGAATATCGAGAGCAGCTTAGTGAGCGGGTTGACTCTTCGCTTCAGGATAATGAGGTTGTTTTCGATCCGTACGACGCCACTCAACTGGAAGCGATCTTGACTCGACGGAAGGATGCCTTTTCTGAGGGTGTTTTGGAAGAGGGAGTCATTTCGAAGACTGCAGCGTTAGCTGCCCGTGAGCACGGTGATGCACGGAAAGCAATCGATATGTTGTATGAGGCAGGCCGGATCGCTGAAAAAAATCAAGCCACCCAAGTTACTGTGGATCACGTTGATGCTGCGCTGAAACGGGCCGAAATCAATCGATTCCAAAAACTCGTTAGCGGCCAGACTCCGCATGTCAAGCATATTCTCCGAGCATTAGCACTACTTACTGAAAAGGCCGATTGTCAGCGCTTCCGCACAGCAGAGGTGTATGACACCTATCAACAGGTCGCAGAGCATGCCGGTGCAAGTCCCCTAAGCTATGATCGAGTTCAGCGACTGCTCAAAGAACAGGCCTTTCTTGGCGTCACAGAAAGTGAGCACACCGGAGGTGGACACGGGGAAGGGAGCTATCGGGTCCATCGCCTACTCCGTTCACCGGAGATTGTCTCTGAAGGGCTAAATGGTGCATAG